The following nucleotide sequence is from Nomascus leucogenys isolate Asia chromosome 13, Asia_NLE_v1, whole genome shotgun sequence.
ttcacttaagataatggctttGAGCTGCATTCAttttgcttcaaaggacatgatttcatttttttatggctgcatagtattctatggtgaaTATGtttcacattgtctttatccagtctaccattgatggacatctaggttgattctaccatgtcttttctattgtgaatactACTGTGATAAACATACGAGTGCATTGTCCTTTCGGTGGAACAATGCATTTTCctttgggattgctgggttgaatggtagttctaagttctttgagaaatctccaaactgctttccacagtggctgaactaatttacattctcaccaacagtgtataagcattcccttttctccgcaacatctgttattttttgactttttagtaatagctattCCTACTGATGGGAGATGgcatctcatcatggttttgatttgcattccttaatgattagtgatattgagcatgttttcatatatttgttggccatatgtagatcttcttttgagaagtatctgttcatgtcctttgcccatttttaaatggggttgtcttttgcttgttgaattgttccttatagattctgaatattagacctttgtcagatgcaggatttgcaaatattttctcctattctgtagtcTGTTTGTCCTGTTGccagtttcttttgctttgtagaagctcttcagtttaattggGTCCCTCTTGTCAGTTTTTACAACCTAGCTTTTAAAAGCCTTATCAAGCAAAGTCgtgttttgtttccttcttgCTTAAATTTATGGATACTTATTCTCCCTCCTAAAAAAGGACTTGCCTTTGCATACCATGATATAGAATATGCCTAAAAGTATTTTATGAACTATAAATATATCAACATAAATATCAGTTAGGTACAATTAAtcattttctacttattttcaaaattatagaaaaatatgtcGTAACTGCAAGTGTGGCCAAGAAGAGCATGATGTCCTCTTGAGCAATGAAGAGGATCGAAAAGTGGGAAAACTTTTTGAAGACACCAAGTATACCACCCTGATTGCAAAACTAAAGTCAGATGGAATTCCCATGTATAAACGCAATGTTATGATATTGACCAATCCAGTTGCTGCCAAGAAAAATGTCTCCATCAATACAGTTACCTATGAGTGGGCTCCTCCTGTCCAGAATCAGGCATTGGTAAATATGGGGACAGAGAGTTTCTTTATTGAAGTTCCTGGAGTATTTATTTGGGGCAGTTTCTTTGGTGACCTAATCAACTTTCACACATCCCAAATCTGTTACTCTTCCGGGGTTCTCATTACTTTGACTTCTGATTCCTGTTCTGGTCTTTTGAATGTAAGACTAGATACTTCATAAAATTTTTCCAACTCCCTAgatatgtttagctttttgagggaATGGTCTAACATTCTTAACAATTAGATGGAAATCAATGTTTTATATCAATCTAGTAACTCTTCTAGCTTTGTCTTGAGAGGATTTATCTTAAGATGGTAAAGAAGAGAATTTTTGTCATAgtttagaactgaaaaaaatattcaacattatctttgtgtttttttttcattttatttcctttattaataCTATATAAGACCAAAAAGATCGCAGTTTTATATCAAGCTCCTTCCGCTATTATAACAACCAAATGAAACATTTGGAAATCTTTTAAGGTTAGTTAAATCATTAAAGTGAATTTTGCGATACTTTTTATGTGATAAAAATGTTCCTGGTCCTATAGACCATTCCAAACATGTCTGCCTAaaagtttgtgttttctttcaatTGTACATTTATTTAGCCTAAGTAAACAGTAGTAACCCAGATCTTACAAactgaaaaaatgtataatttcatgGAGAAAAAGTGTTACTTTTTACCTAACTAAATCTATTTAGTGTACTGTTTTTAACTTCTTAATATACTGTGAGGGTGAGTTGCTACTATTGGATAGAACCCACTTCTTTCTTAAGTAACTTGCTTCTGATGTGTGTTATAAAACATCACACTGCCTAATGGCCAATCCCAGTTAACATTGGCCTCCTTGTGGTTCAGGCCAGGCAGTACATGCAGATGCTACCCAAGGAAAAGCAGCCAGTAGCAGGCTCAGAGGGGGCACAGTACCGGAAGAAGCAGCTGGCAAAGCAGCTCCCTGCACATGACCAAGACCCTTCAAAGTGCCATGAGTTGTCTCCCAGAGAGGTGAACGAGATGGAGCAGTTTGTGAAGAAATATAAGAGCGAAGCTCTGGGAGTAGGAGATGTCAAACTTCCCTGTGAGATGGATGCCCAAGTCCCCAAACAAATGAACATTCCTGGAGGGGATAGAAGCACCCCAGCAGCAGTGGGGGCCATGGAGGACAAATCTGCTGAGCACAAAAGAACTCAGTATGTAAGTAGAGTGGTCACACTGTTAGCCCGATTTGTATactttacagaatttttttcccaTACTTTGAACTTTTTTGAGGACTACTCCTCTGAGTTTCCAAAAGGGAATAGGTATGGGGAATAAATAGGATTTAGATTCAGTTTAGACTTCCCACAGAGGGTCATCATGTTTGAAACTTCTGTCTAAAGCcaaattttctatgtatttattatcaAGGATATTGTGAATTGTGAGTTTTATGTACAGACAGTAGTTGGTATTTATGTATAGACAGTAGTTGATATAATGCTGATCAAAGACAGCGTTATTATTCTGTAGTCTGTTTCTAAACATAATCTTGGTATTAATTGCTTATCTCTGCCCATAAATAAGAATATATGCTTAGGTTAATTCAGTTGTGCTTGTGAGAACATGCCTGAAATTCaaacttaaatttaatttttgtggatatataGTGAagcttttttttaagtctcttctaaagggagaaattgaagtattttactAATAACTTGAAGGTAGGAGGCAATTGTGACACAGATGAACAGACATAAGAACTAAACCTGCTATAATATATTCCTCATAGCTCCAGTTAGCACACCAACCAATAAGGCTTAGTCCTGAAAAAAGAGCACTAATAAGCCCTGAGGTGATCGTTTTAGAAAATCTACTTAAAATTGAGCTGAAAattactattttcctttttccataagTGACCTTAATTCAGGAAATAATGCCTGTTACACACAGGGTGAATGAAGTAGATTTGAATAGCCTGCAGAAAGCTGAGATTCcatttcacagaattattaaTACGTTATCTACGTCGACAGATTTGTAATTTCAGTAGAAATTATGTCTCTTCAAAGTTGTTTCTCTGAATTTCTACTGAAGCCAATGATAAGAAATGGCAGtcttagccgggcgtgatggcacacgcctgtaatcccagcactttgggaggctgaggcgggtggatcacgaggtcaggagattgagaccatcctggctaacacggtgaaaccttgtctctactaaaaatacaaaaaaattagctgggcgtggtggcaggcacctgtagtcccagctactcgggaggctgagacaagagaatggtgtgaacccgggaggcagagcttgcagtgagccaagattgcgccactggactccaggctgggcaacagagcagactcagtctcaaaaaaaaaaaaaaaaaaaaaaaaagaaatggcagtcTTCTAATGACTAGGGTGTTCTGGATGGCTTCCCTTTCAGTCCTGCTATTGCTGCAAACTGAGTATGAAAGAAGGCGACCCAGCCATCTATGCCGAAAGGGCTGGCTATGATAAACTGTGGCACCCAGCTTGTTTTGTCTGCAGCACCTGCCATGAACTCCTGGTTGACATGATTTATTTTTGGAAGAATGAGAAGCTGTACTGTGGCAGACATTACTGTGACAGCGAGAAACCCCGATGTGCTGGCTGTGATGAGGTACGTTCTATGGGACCACCTGCATGCTGGTGCCCTCTTAGACCCTCATATGGTCCCTTTACCTAGAAGGCAACAAGACTTGACCAAACAGCAATTGCTCTGTTTACatccaaaaaagttttaaaaaataaacttttgataTCATTCATTCTGTCTGTGTTAATTGGGTTGACAAATGAAAgactagaaatataaaagattGATTTAGACCAGTGATAGCATAAGTTCAAGTTTTAGGTTATCATTTTCAAACTTTAGACCCTGAGAAAGTATGTTGTTACAGATATAAATCTCTTATTATATAAAAATCcgtctttatttttatcttcttcctaGCTGATATTCAGCAATGAGTATACCCAGGCAGAAAACCAGAATTGGCACCTGAAACACTTCTGCTGCTTTGACTGTGATAGCATTCTAGCTGGGGAGATATACGTGATGGTCAATGACAAGCCCGTGTGCAAGCCCTGCTATGTGAAGAATCACGCTGTGGTGAGAAGTATTCTAAGGATATGGTTGCCTCAGCCTGCTTTAGGACTTGAGTTTATGCTTTTCTTAAAGCCTCTTGCAAATGGGAAACAGAAAGCACTCCTTCTAAGTAGAAAGCAAATGATTCCTACCACAGGGTGTTAAAATCAAGGCAATTCAAAAACAATACATGCATTGACTATAAGCCACCGCAAGATTTCTACTTGTGAAGTTTACAGTATCAATTATAGGTACTGCTTAATAATAAAatcctcacttaaaaaaattcttaatgggAATGagattgatttattttcatgGTTAGCAATCAGATTCCATTTCAATAAAGGTGTCTAGGGGCTACTGATATTCTTTAGCTCTATTTGAACATGATGCTTTCTGTTCGTGTTACTGGACCACCCACTGGAATTTTGTTTTTGCTACCTGGAGATTGTAAGATACCTATTTCTTAAACCCTCATTGAATTGATTTAGCATAACAAAACTTGGCCTGCACATTTAGATTTTTGTGTGGGCCAAACATTCCAATGTTAAagtgtattttttcttgtatttacgCTGCTTACACAGAGCTGCTGTTGTATAATGGCCAAGTGATGGTAATGTAGATAAAGGGTAAAAAGTTGACCATAGATGGTAAAGTGTATAAACCAGGAGTATCCAAATAGACATTTACTTCTTTATATGCAGCAAAACACATATGTGTTAATGGTCCCCTGAGCTATCAAGTAAAAGGGACTCCTGGCTAAGGAATGAAATTACATATGGTTTATATAGTTAGAGTTACAAGAGTGTGGTACCGTGAAGATAAGGTAACAAGTTTTGATGTCAATGCCAATTTTCAGCGTTTACCCATTGCCCCAGATACAGTTATTCATTCTGTCAACTGTGCCTCACCAATATATTTCACATTCTCATAATTACAACCACTCTActttagaccttttttttttttgtcattttgactATTGCAGTGGCCTCAAATTTCGTTCCTCCACTTTCATTCATCTTGCTCAAAAGCTACCCACCATAATGATGGAAAATTATCTtcctaaaatgcaaattattaaacttttaatAGATCTGGCCCCTTCTTGCCTCTCCTGTCCCTTCTACTAGTTATCTAACCCAAATCATACATTTCCACACGTTCACCATCATTTTCTAGTTTACACACTGTTCTTTGTCTTTTGCTTACTCCTAATAGTTTTTCTAATACACCCTACTTTTCCCTGTTTTACCTGACTGTACCTACACATTTATTCCTTTAGATTCAGTTTAGGTTTAACTTTTTTTCGGAACACCTTTCCTGATTCCCTATGCCTATCCCTATTGCCTCCAGGCTCTTCATGTTCccaatggggtgtgtgtgtgtgtgtgtgtgtgtgtgtgtgtgtgtgtgtgtgtgaatatcaTTCATCTGTCTCCTTCACTAGACTGTAAGCAGCTGGAGGGTAGAGCTTGCCTTATTATTTCTATATCTTCAGTGTCAGCACTTAGAAAATGTTTGAGTGACTGACTTGTGTCCTTAATATTTCTCACTTTCGGGTTACCATGGGCATTCCTTTACCTGGGGAACAAGATGTTAAATCACCATGTAACCTGATACATTATTTAGCTAAAAACTGCTTCAATGAATATTGTTGCAACAGTTTTTCTACAGACTAAAGGTATTATAATGTATACCTTTTTTTGCTGCTGTCTGACCTTTAGTCTCAAGGACTAGAATGTAACTCCATCAGGGCAGGGATTTTTTTATCTgccttttctgttctgttcccaACACTAGGACaacataggtgctcaataaaaatgtattgaaacagatgaaactgcttttttttctttttttttagctgtTACAAGCTTCTCTGTATTACATTGTTTCTAATCAATGGCAGGGTATAACCACagataggatttttttaaataaaagaaatttcaaattatttagttTTATAGTATAGCATCatttcagccaggcgtggtggctcatgcttgtaatcccagcactttgggaggccaaggtgggcgaatcatgaggtcaggagttcgagaccagcctggcaacatggtgaaaccctgtctctactaacaatacaaaaaaattagctgggcctggtggcgggtgcctgtaattccagctacttgggaggctgaggcaggagaattgcttgaacctgggaggtggaggttgcaatgagccgagatcctgccaacTGCACCCCAAGCCCAGGTGACTGatagtgcgagactccgtctcaaaaaaaaaaaaaattatatatatgtatatgtgtgtgtttgtgtgtatatatatatatgtatgtatgtgtgtagcaTCATTTATGTTTACTTTCTCAGTGGGATGTACCATTGGCCTTTGCCTAATATTAAAATGAGCATACATATCCATTGCCAGAACAGATTCCAGCTAACAGCAAAGAGAGCTACCCACACAGCATTGctacattatataaaatttggaGAAGGTTATCTTGATCTGCTTAGATCTTTTAAtcttaaagagagagagaaaatacaaattatttttagacCTGAAATCAAGTGCTCAACTCCAAAcaatatttctgagaaaaaaaaaagtacctggaAGGAAAAAACATGGGAGATGCACCTACTTTGTCTCTGTGTAGTCACTAGAACTCCATAGTTATCCCCAGAATTCACATCCATCAGATTCACAGGACACTCCTGCAGAGAGCTCATTACAACAGGTGTCATTAGCTCTTTTACATCCTGTGTACAAATATAAAGAGGGATTGAAGGAAATAAGAATTCTTTGAAATATTAAAGGTTTAGGAACATGGGAAGATCAAATGGCAGGCAGGAAGTGGTGAAGCACATCATCTCTCTGCAGCATTCTGCAGTCCCCAGGCCCTCGGCGCAGCCTGGGccaattttagatttttgaggaattaGGGAACAGTAGATTTTGAATGAATGGTAATCAAATTATtagtaaaatgaaattttatgaaaCCACAAAACTTAATTCTCTATACCATTTGTGTGTACTAATTatctttttgcttaatttttttaatttcatttgtaattGAACATTAGTTATCTCTTTTTTGTAAATTGCAACTGAAAATGTGTGTTttgggtaattttaaaaaatcacaggtCTGAGAAAAAGAAGATCATGGTCTAAAAGCAAGGGAATAAAACACAGTGTATTTTACAAGAACACATTCAAAATACTCACACAAACAAGAAATATGGAAAGACTGAATGCTCTTATCACAAGGAAATCAAATGTTTAAGGAGAGggatatcctaattaccctgatttgatcactacactatgtatacatgtattgaaacatcacatagtacacccataaatatgtacaattattatgtgttgatcataaattttaaaatggaaagattaaTATGAAATGTAGAAAACAATAAGACAATGTTCTAAATGAataataaagctataaaaatatatacaaaaagcaGTTGCTTGCATGGTGCAGCTACACATTAGAAATGTGCTTGTAATTgaagcattcatttttattgtattcagGAATAGTGGTTGATCACACAAAGAATTTTCATTGTATCTCAGGGAAGACTGGGTTGACCTAACTTAGAGATTACAGAGCTATAATCTCTGTAATCAGAAGCAATGTAACAAAAATATGCAGGTCTGAAGTGGACATATATAACCAGGCCTCACTTGACTGCCTAAACCAATTACCCAATGAGTAGCAGCCACATTTTGAAGTCTTTTCGAGTAAGGAGGCTCAAGCTGAATGACCTCCACCCACCTGTTCCCACCCCTTATCCCTCAGTAATTCCTGACAATCACATTATGAGACCAAGGGTGCTTAAGATTAGTCACTGTGATAGCAGACAGTCTTGCTGGCTTCTTCACttgttatgaaatatttaaaacaaaaactttaagacAGCTGTATTCATTCAGAACATGTATAAACTATAAGGCATGGACTATCCAGTGTTTCAGAGGTCCAAactggttttctgttttctgctaTAACAtaggttatttattcattttcctcatGTACATGTTtgaataagaagaaaattttgtggtgtaaatgtatgtatgtttgtgtatgtatatacatgtttgtATGTCATGTATATATTCATAACATACTGAATGGTACAGGGATTGTAAGTATTAATGTTCTACAATATTAGATTACACATAAATTATGACTGATCTTATGACAGAATGGAAGGCAATTAACTACAAGTTATATTTTTAGTGCAAATTCATTATTCTCAAACACTGTCAGTATTTTTAATTGAGTCCTTAATTACTTTGAACATGATTTTAATTTACTACTGCCTAGAAATTAGTGGTGTTAATAATCTCATATGTCATAGGTAAGACAGGTAAAATTACCACTTCAAAGCTTTAATGAACAAGGAAAAATCATCTCATAAACTTCTGTGTAATTACAAATGTGCAATCTAATAAAATACATCAGAACTAAGCACACTGCTTTGGAACTTCCCATCAAGACTTTCTGCCTTGAACGCCATGAAGTTATCTTACATGCATCAAATCACCTGTTTGGCCTTCACTCGTTATTTCTCAGGCTGCTCAGCATATTGACCTCCATTAACAGTTGGCCAAAAAGGTTAGCTAGAAGGCCACCCTCCGTCGTGTATTTCTGAGGTTGTCATTATGAGTTTTAATTTATCATCTAAAGAAACATGTTCAGTTTGTCCTAAGATGAAAATGTTACCATTACAGCTTGATCTCTCACCctcttttcttgtattatttcttaatagGTGTGTCAAGGATGCCACAATGCTATCGACCCAGAAGTGCAGCGGGTGACCTATAACAATTTCAGCTGGCATGCATCCACAGAGTGCTTTCTGTGCTCCTGCTGCAGCAAATGCCTCATTGGGCAGAAGTTCATGCCAGTAGAAGGGATGGTTTTCTGTTCAGTGGAATGTAAGAAGAGGATGTCTTAGGAGGAGGGCACCCAGAAGTATCGAGCCATAGCTATCCAAAGTGGTCTGCATTTCTACTGTAAAatgcaatttgaaaaaaataaaatgcaaaaaaagaaactgtaaagGAAACCAAGagattttgtttaatgtttttggccattttttcttcatcaatttttttttctgtctcaactTTTAAACTTGGTTTAAACATTTGATTTGTGAAACAGTAAATAATTGTATCCATAGCTTTTCAAAGTGAAATCATTTAGTTGGAAGCTTGGATATCATTAAACTTCGTGTCTCTATTCCATTTGTGCCAAACACTTAAAAGTTAGTGTACTGAATAGAAAGATGAGCATTTCTAGTTCTACACTCCTTTTTCCCCCCCATGTGTAAAGTGAAAAGGAAACTAAATTTGCCCTAATACCAAGGCGCTACGTTTATTGCCTCGTCTTATTCACTGACCTTTGTAATGATACACAGTGAATTCTTTTTGACAAAGAGAAATGCAGTGTGGTATGCAGAGCTGCTGTTTTAATGCCTATGCATTTACTCTTTCCTGATTTAGGCAGAGGTGGCCTTTTCTTTAttgcatttctctattttttttaatgtccccTACCTTCAGTATTCTCTTTGTAAGTTGGTGACTTCCATCTGTGgccttgaatattttattatcacaTGTTGCATAACAGTATCCACactttttagttcttttatttttttattttgagcaattctcctgcctcagcctcccaaatagctgggattacaggtgcatgccatcacgcccagctaatttttgtatttttagtagagacaggttttcaccatgttagccaggctggtctcaaactcctgacctcagatgatccgcctgccttagcctcccaaagtgctgggattacaggcgtgggagccatcatgcctgacctACAcactttttacttctatagaTGATTTTTGGCTTGGACATAAAAGCCAAGCCCCCCATTTGCTTTTAATCCAAAGAACATGTATAGTTTTTGTACCCAGAGACTATGATTTATATTGATTGCACTTGCCTGCCATGATTTagataagattttctttttgcatggtttttattcttttctaatggATCCTGTTTTATAATACTTCGAAGCCTATCCATGGATATATCAAATGTCTTCACTTGTATATTTTCATGGCTAGGTatttctaatgtttatttttccctgtGTACTTCTACACATAGCTATGCactatgaaaattaaatggaatgagTGATATGTATATTActcaaaataaagtttctttcattttaataatcaTTGTATCTTTTTATTCATATCCTtttttgagtgaaaaaaaatgcttctgcAACTAAGCATGTGTTACAGCAGGGGGCGATGTCTCCACGGATAAAAATTACCCAAACGAAAATAAAGTCTGACAGGACAGCACGGAATCTAGACGTTTCATTATGGAGAAAAGATAAGGTTTATGAAACTTTAAAATCAGGACTTTTAAGTTTGGTCATGCAAgagttttttttcaaagaaagggaaagtaattttaactaaaatttggGAGAgcttattttctattcatttggaTCTAACAAGCCTTTTATGCTTGGGTTTCAACTGTggtttctttatatgtaaaaaatattaaaagaattttttcatGGAAACTTATCGTGAGACAGGAAGCAAATGGGGAATAGTGGTAGATTCATTCTTCCTAATGTTAGCGGGCCATAATACTTTCTCCCTCAGTCTACAATTATTTTTGTCATCGTGGGAGTAGTAGTTTTCTCTGATACATACCCAGAgtaacttgcctttttttttttttttccagctcctGTTTGGCCAATAGTACTTCTCTTTACATTCcacttctccactcccctccaccacacacacatgcacatgtgcatacCAAGCATACAAATTTACTCCTTCTGCACTATGCCGTCAACCATGCAAAAGTAACTTTTGGAGCTTGGATATGTGTCACCTTATCTAAAGTAATCTAATTCTGCATATAATTTTAGGAGCTAATATCACAATTATCATTACTGTCTATAAAGATCGCTTTATGCTTGCTCATATCTTTATCTTAAATggcaacaaatatattttccacagCATATTGTCCACAAAGTTGTACAGCTTAACTTTTCCCAGACATGGCTAAGTGAGAATAAACTGAAACAGAACCCATCTGCTACTAACGGCCAATTCCCTTAGGAAATCTGGGTTGCTCTTGAGACGTACTGGCCTTCATATTTGTTGCATGGTACCTACAtatctccctttcctccttccttttttattttttttgggggggcagcAAATGAGGGGTTAGGGATTGTTCTTTTCATTGACTAGCTGAAACTTCTATTACTGAAGTCTTCAAGCATAGATTTCCAAATTTGACTTTGAAGTATTTCAGCCCAATTTCACCAAAGACAAGGGATTCATCACTGATTCATTCTCAAGGAATTTCCAACACATAGCATTTAAGCTTATACAACTTCACCATAGTTACCAAAGAGACACCAACACCCAAGACCAGTATTCAGCCTTTGTCTTGAGATGCCTTGGCATATCTGAACTTGTCTTCTGGGTATTCACTTAATTCTTTGGAAAACTTGGGATTCCGTCAATGTCTCTATAAAAAGGCACTTTGCCACAATTTCTTACTCATCTGCCCCTTCTTGACCTCTGTGGATTTAAATGCTCGCCGACAACTTTGATGACTGTACTGAATGCCCACATGTATGCAAAGGACCCACTGTGCTGGGATATGTGTATGTGCTTTGACCACACAAAACACATGCTGGCTTGATTAATAGGATCTTTTTTCGTATATTTAGTTGATGCTTAAATAGctttggctaattattttgttctttcacaGAGAACATGTCATTGTAGCTTCTATTTGATGTGATAATACAACTTGAAGCACTCAAAATAAGATGCCATTAACTTTTTATACTTGTTTTGAATGGCATGATGACATTTATGAAGGctgctaacaatttttttttcagtgatacTCCTCACCAGGGTATCTTGCCCCTCAGCCAATAACAAAACCAACTTGTACCCAGTTATCTTTATTAGAGTCAGACAGTAGTGAATAGAGACTAATATTAGAGTTGATTTCTCCATAAATATTGATAGACTGTGAAGGCATCATGGTATATAGTTCCAGGGAGAGCTGGATTTAGGAATCTAGACAGACACTTTCTGGCCACATCCCATTGATTCTCCTCCTCTCCCATTACAGTAGGATGGAGGACAACATTGTTGGATTTGAAGAGTAAGAAATATCAGGCCCAAGTGTTGAATGGACATAATATATTGAATAACCACATCATCAAGAATAACCACAGGGAAAATGGTGGAGAGAAGAGTAAGCCAGAGCTAACGTTATCAAAGTATGTGGAGAAGTATTGTAGCATCTGATAGAAGATGGAAACTCAGGGTGGAGATGGGTGGTAAAGTCTAAGGCCATGTGCTACACCTCAAAGAGCTATGATTGTTAGGAAACAAACAGCCTTTAATGGGAAAAACAGTAGACAGTGAAGAAGACACCTACCCCACAGGGATTGTGTCAGACTCTACTTGAAATACTACAGAAGAAACAGACTTTGGGGATAACTAGGTCTCAGTTGGAGAAGATGATGAGGAGTTTGAGAGTACAAAGGAGTCTGCAGTTCACAGAAGTTGGATGTCAGTGGGTACAGAGATAAGAGTATAGGAGGAGATAGGGCCAGATTCGAAGTACAAAGCAGAATGGGTATCAGGTTTCCAGTAAGGCTGAAAAATCTAGAGGCCAGAGGTAATAAACAGGGTCGAGAGGCAGGCTAAGGTTAGTTCTGGTAGTTTCCTAGGGAAAATTGGATTATCAGGGATGCTTTTGGCTGTAAGTAACTAAAAAACTAAGAGTGGTTTTAAGACAAGGTGGAGGCTAACCCAAATTTGGCTCAGAACAAGTTTATTTTAATCTCTATTCTTCCACCCTCTGTGTTGTTGCCTTCTATTCTCATTTGTCCCTTCATTCAAGCCACACTGCCTCATATGACATCatccaaaataataaagaagagaagtGGCAAAAGCGTATTTTACCTCTAGACAAGGAACAAGATCTTTCCCCGGGGCCCCCAGCTGATTCACCTGCCTTTCCACTTCATTGGCT
It contains:
- the TES gene encoding testin isoform X2; the protein is MGLGHEQGFGAPCLKCKEKCEGFELHFWRKICRNCKCGQEEHDVLLSNEEDRKVGKLFEDTKYTTLIAKLKSDGIPMYKRNVMILTNPVAAKKNVSINTVTYEWAPPVQNQALARQYMQMLPKEKQPVAGSEGAQYRKKQLAKQLPAHDQDPSKCHELSPREVNEMEQFVKKYKSEALGVGDVKLPCEMDAQVPKQMNIPGGDRSTPAAVGAMEDKSAEHKRTQYSCYCCKLSMKEGDPAIYAERAGYDKLWHPACFVCSTCHELLVDMIYFWKNEKLYCGRHYCDSEKPRCAGCDELIFSNEYTQAENQNWHLKHFCCFDCDSILAGEIYVMVNDKPVCKPCYVKNHAVVCQGCHNAIDPEVQRVTYNNFSWHASTECFLCSCCSKCLIGQKFMPVEGMVFCSVECKKRMS
- the TES gene encoding testin isoform X1, with product MDLENKVKKMGLGHEQGFGAPCLKCKEKCEGFELHFWRKICRNCKCGQEEHDVLLSNEEDRKVGKLFEDTKYTTLIAKLKSDGIPMYKRNVMILTNPVAAKKNVSINTVTYEWAPPVQNQALARQYMQMLPKEKQPVAGSEGAQYRKKQLAKQLPAHDQDPSKCHELSPREVNEMEQFVKKYKSEALGVGDVKLPCEMDAQVPKQMNIPGGDRSTPAAVGAMEDKSAEHKRTQYSCYCCKLSMKEGDPAIYAERAGYDKLWHPACFVCSTCHELLVDMIYFWKNEKLYCGRHYCDSEKPRCAGCDELIFSNEYTQAENQNWHLKHFCCFDCDSILAGEIYVMVNDKPVCKPCYVKNHAVVCQGCHNAIDPEVQRVTYNNFSWHASTECFLCSCCSKCLIGQKFMPVEGMVFCSVECKKRMS